The DNA sequence CCGCACGGGTCTTCCGTCCTGGTGCCTCAGTTCCACATCGGCACGCGGCAGCGGGCCTTCAATGCGGAAGTGGTCCGCGGCTGGGTTGGGCAGGATGCGCCAGGCATCGCGTTCCAGCGTTCCCACATCCACGGTGGCGAGGTCCAGCACATTGATATCGTCCAGAAATAGGTCGTTGCCGCCACCGCTGGTGAAGGCGAAGCGCACCACCACATTGTCCGTGCGGTAGGGCTGCGGAATGTTCACGATCAGCTCCTCGCGCCAGTTCTCGTAGGCGGGTATGAAGCCCTGTCCGCCCGTGGGTGGTGCGGTGGCCAGTTCCGCACCGATAAGCGTGCGGCGCACCAGCCAGGAGGTGCCACAATCCCGGCTGATGCTCACCACAAGTTTGTCGTTGTCGCTTGGCTGGCGCTGCGCATGCGCGATGCGGAAGCGGATCACCGGGTCGGGTACCTGCGAGAGATCGAGGCGAGGCGTGTGCAGCGTGTACAATTCGCCTGGCGCGACATTCACCACGCGCACCGATCGGAAGCCGGAAGCGGCCGCCATGTCGGTGAGTTCCCAGCAGGGACCCGCATCGCATTGGTTGAACAGATCGCTCGCCTCCAGCGCGGGCATGCCTTCGAAGCCTTCGATATAGGGCAATGGAATGCCCGTGCTCTCCAACATGCGGAAGAAGCGCGGCCTGGTCACGGACATGTTGTTCGCGCCATCGCCCACGTCCAGGGTCACATCGAAATGACCGCTGCCGTTGTAGGTGAAGACCGGATCGCGATCGGTGAGGACGGGTCCTTCGCCCGTGTTCCATGCCCAGCTGATGGGGTCGTGGTAGGAGGCGTCTTCCAGGCGAACGACATCCCCCGCACAGAAGAGACGACGCGGTGCCCGGAAGTCGGCTTTGCACAGGCCCTGGACGTCCGCGAGTCCCGTGAACGCGAGATTCTCCGGGGTCCACAGGTTGTCGCGCCCGGCCACAGGACTGTTCAGCGCGGCATGCACGCGTGCTTTCTGGCCTTCGGTGAACATGCGTGCGCAGTAGGCGTAGTCCATGAAGTTCTGCACGTTGTCCACCTGCCCGTCGCAACTGGTGGCGTTCAGATTGCACACGCTCCAGCCGATGGTGGCCGGGGTGTCGTCCACCTCATCGCCGATGTCGCAATTCTCCGCCAGGCCCACCGGTTGGTAGAAGAAGCCCGGCACATTGTTCCCGCCCCATACGTGGTAGAGATCCAGGTAGTGGCCGGCCTCGTGCGAGAGCACCACCGAACGAAGATCGTCGCTGGTGCCGATATTGCCGAAATAGCTGCCTTGGATCACGATGCCATCCCAATGGGGCTCCTGTGCGGCCTGGGAAGGCATGAGCGCGTGGCCCGCCAGGCCCGCCGCGCCGCGCGTCACATAGATGTTCAGGTAGCGGTCGGGCGGCCATTGTGCCAGGCTCTTCACCTCGTGGTTGCCCGGCACGGTCAGTGGTGAACGGATCCGCTGTATGCCGCTGTGGCAGTTCCCCTGCGGATCGCGCCGTGCGAAGCCGAACTCCACCTCCATGTCCGCGGCGAGGGGTTTGAACATCGGTATGATGTCCACCGTGTCGGGATTCTGTTTGCGCCAGTTGCGCGTGAGGATCTCGATGCCATTGCGGATCTGCGCCTGCGAGATGTTCTCGGTCCCATCGTCATGGACCACATGCACCACCACGGGAATGCGATATGGCGATTGGGCCTGGAGCGGCTTGGCCAAAAGCAGCATGGCGGGGAGGGCGAGAATGGATGTGCGAAGCATGCCGCAAAGTAGTCCGGGATACCGGAGACTCAGCGCGTGAGCACCACCTTCACATGCCGTTGCCCCTCGTTGCTGTCCAGCACCACGTGCAGAAGCTGGGCGGCCAGATGTCCGAGGTCGGTGTTCCAGCGATGCTCCCCGGCGGTGGCGGATCCATCGAAGAAGCGGTGCACGATGCGGCCATCGGCGCCGAGCACATGCACCTTCAGCCAGGTGTCGCGTATCAGCCTGGCTTCCACTTGGAGCATGCCGCCGGTGGGATTGGGTCGTACGCGCAATTCGTGCATTGGCGGTTCGATGGCGGCCGGCACGGAGGTGTTCACCGGTGTGCCGCGCCGGAAGACCTGGTTGCCGCTGATGAACGCCGTACTGTCATTGATCCACAGGAAGCGGTTGTGCTCGGTGCCAAGTACCGTCGCCCCCCAGCTTGCCCCGCCATCGAGGCTCTCGAAAAGCAGGGAACCACCGCCGGTGTAAACATGGTCGTTGGTGAGTGCGCCGATGAGCTGGATGTAGCTGTAGAAGTCGGCCACGATGCCTTCGCTCCAGGTCAGGCCACCATCATCGGACCAGGCGTATCGCGTGTTGCCCAGCGCGGGATTGCCCACGATCGAAGCGTACCAGCGCTGCCCGTCGATGGTGTGCAGTTTCCAGATGTACTCGCCGGTCTGGTTGGTCCGGTGGCGTTCGGTCCAGGTCTGTCCGCCGTCCGTGGTGCCGATGATCACCCCCCCGCCGTCGGCCTCGGGTGTTCTTCCGCAGGCCAGTCCGGTCATCGGATCGGTGAACCAGATGTCCACCAGGGCGCTGGCATGCGCGCTCATGTTCGCATGGCTCCAAGTGCTCCCGCCATCCTCGCTACGGATGATGAAGGCCGGACTGTTCCATATGCCACAACCAACTATCGTCAGCGGGTCCGGTGCGGTGAGTCCGCAGATGCCGGGTATGGGCTGTGGCAGCAGCGGCGCGATGTTCACCCATTCGGCGCCGCCATCCAGCGTGCGCATCAACTTGCCGTTCAAGGTGCCTGCGAAGGCCTTCAGCGGATCGATCGCCAGCACGCTGCGCAGGTATCCCACCTGCGAGGCTTGCAGCTGCCAGCTGTCACCGCCGTCGGTGGTGTGGTGTATGGTGCCCGATCCGTTCACCACCCAGCCGTGCAAGGGGTCCGCGAAATGGATGTCGTCATAGCGGCCCACGCCCATGGGCAGTGGCAGCATCTGCCATTGCGCGGCCACTGGCGAAGCGAGAAGCGATCCGATGGCGATGAGGGAAGCGGGAATGGTAGGTGGCATGTGTGGATCGTGATGGTCGGCGCAAGGTATCCGGCATGCGGGCTGGTCAACGCACCGTTGCCTGGACCACTTCGCCGTACAATTCCAGATAGCGCCGCGCCACGTTGCCCATCGCGAATTTTTCCTCGGCGCTACGGCGTGCGGCCCTCCTCAAGCCATCGCGGTCGGCATGGCCCAGGCACCATTGGATCGCTGCCGACAGTCCACCAGCATCCATCGCCTTGGCGAGTGCGCCGTTCACGTGGTGCTGCACCATGTCGGCGTTGCCACCGATATCGAAAGCGGCCACAGGCGTGCCGCAGGCGAGGCTTTCCACCACGGTGTTGCTCAGGTTCTCCTGCAGGGAGGGCAGCACGGTGACATCGGCGCAGTTGTAGAGCGCGCACAGGCTCGCATCATCGTGGAGATGGCCGAGGTAATGGGCGGGATGCCCCAGGTCCGGCGGGTCCATCGGGCGTTCGGCGCCGAAGACCACGAGTTCGGTGTCGCCTTCGGGCAGGGCGCGCAGCGCGGCGGCCAGTTGGATGAAGCCCTTGCGCAGGTCGCCCGTGGCGTTCACCGCGCCGAAGAGCACGAGCCGGCGGCCCTCGGGCAGACCCAGGGACCGGCGCGCGGCAAGGCGGTCCATGGGCTTGAAGATGTCCGTGTCGATCGGGTTGGGCAAGTGCACCACGCGCTTGTCGCGCAGCAACCGGCTCTTCGCCGCGCAGCGGGCCATCCAGCCGCTCAGGCCCACGATCGTGAGGTGCGGGAGTTGCTCGAAGGCGGCGAGTTTGCGTTCGAAGACCTCATGGCTCAGGTCATGCTCGCGCGGCGAGCCCAGAACCGGACAGGCTCCACAGTGGCTATCCCACTTGCCGCAGCCTTCATCGTAGTGGCAGCCACCGGTGAAGGCCCACATGTCGTGCAGCGACCACACCAACGGTTTGCGTATCGCGGCAAGGTCCTCCACGCGCAGCATGCCGCCGTTGATCCAGTGCAGATGCACCACGTCGGCGTCGCTGGCATTGATACGACGTACGACGCCCGACCAGGGCACATGGGCGGGGGAGAACATCACTTCGCGGCCACGTGGATAGCGCTTGATCGGCAGCATGTCCAGCGTGGGCCGCAGTCTTGCCCAGGCGTGGGCTGGACCTGGAGCGGGCCCCAGCACGTGCGGGTCGTCACTCTGCCGCTGCTGCACCAGCATGCGGGCGTCGGCGCCCTGGGAACGAAGTGCCAGCAACAGGCGCTGGGCGGCGCGCGCGGCGCCGCCTTTGATGTCCGTGGCGTTGACGAGCAATGGCCTCATGCACGTCGCAACAGGTTCGCGCTCCACCGATAGAGACGGTTCATGGCGCGGGTGCGGAAACTGTCGAGTACGAAGAAACGGCGGTCCAGCCAGGCTTCATAACCCCGGCCTTCCAGCGGGCCGCGAAGCGGGAAGACCATATCGCCACGCGGCAGGGCGGCATTGGGGTCATCCGGATTGGCCGTATGCGTGGCCTCCGCGCTGAAGCCGATGTTGGTGATCAGGTTCACGTGCGGGTAGAGGAAGTCCTGCCCGCGCCGCTGGCACATGAAGTTGAACTGGAAATCCCAGGTGTCTATCTCGCCCACCTGCACCGCGTCGAACACGGCCTTCAGGAAGCGCTTGGTGGCCTTGCTTTTCGCCGCGATGCGCGGCAGGACCTCGGGGTCGCCCGTCCAGTCCTTCATGTCCACATCATAGTGCCGCCATACACGACGCCAGCTGGCCCAACCCCAGATCAGCGGATATCCGACGCGCCCGTATGTGTCCGCCGGATGCCTGCTGTGCACCGGCCGGTAGTCCCCGGTGATGCCCGCGATGTCCTCATCATCCTTGTGCTTCTCCAGCAATTCGGCGCAGTAACGGAAGAAGCTCGGGCTGGGCAGGCAGTCGTCCTCGAGTATGATGCCGCGTTCCTCCTGCTCGAAGAACCAGGTGATGGCACCGCTCACGGCACGTTTGCATCCGAGGTTCGCTTCGCGGAAGAGCGTGAGCGTTTCGCAGGGCCAGTCGATGCGTGTGAGGATCTCGCCGCGCAATGCACGCACCACATCGCCCTCGCCGTCGCGGTGCGCGCGTGGTCCGTCACTGGCGATGTAGAGTCGTGGCGGCCGTGCGGCACGGATGGCCTCGAACACACGCAGGGTGGTGTCCGGACGGTTGAAGATGAGGAACAGCACGGGTACGCCGCTGGGCGTTTCGGGAGCGCTCATGGTCATTCTACGGCGCGAAGATGGCGCGCTGCTACGCGGCTTGGCGCCCGACCACCGTCGCGCGATGCACGAAGCGCTGTGGACGGCGGTCCGCAGCGGGCGAAGCATCTACTTTTGCCGCCGCAACAGGCCCCATAGTTCAACGGATAGAATAGGAGTTTCCTAAACTCTAGATCCAGGTTCGATTCCTGGTGGGGCTACAACCATGGACCATGCTGCGCCGCGCGTTGCTCAATGACCGATTCATCCTGGCGGTGATCCTGCTGAACGCGGCGGTGATCTTCACCCAGGGTTTCACGCCACCGGCACCCTGGACCTTCCGCCTGGAGGCGGTGGACCACTTGTTGACCCTGGTGTTCCTGCTGGAGGCGGTGGTGAAGATGCGCACGTGGGGAACCCGGACCTACATGGCCAGCGCGTGGAACGTGTTCGACCTGTCGTTGGTGCTGCTGGCCCTGCCCGCCCTGCTGTTGTGGTTGATGCCGGTGGAAGGTCTCCGGCTGGACTTCCTGCTGGCCTTCCGCATCATGCGCGTGTTCAAGTTCTTCCGCTTCATCCGTTTCGTGCCGCGCATGGACCACATCATCGCCGGCGTGAAGCGTGCCGCACGGGCGTCGGTGCTGATCGTGTTCGCGTTCTTCATCTTCAATTTCATCGTGTCGTTGATCTCGTGCTTCCTGTTCCGTGAATTGTCTCCGGAACA is a window from the Flavobacteriales bacterium genome containing:
- a CDS encoding glycosyltransferase family 4 protein, with product MRPLLVNATDIKGGAARAAQRLLLALRSQGADARMLVQQRQSDDPHVLGPAPGPAHAWARLRPTLDMLPIKRYPRGREVMFSPAHVPWSGVVRRINASDADVVHLHWINGGMLRVEDLAAIRKPLVWSLHDMWAFTGGCHYDEGCGKWDSHCGACPVLGSPREHDLSHEVFERKLAAFEQLPHLTIVGLSGWMARCAAKSRLLRDKRVVHLPNPIDTDIFKPMDRLAARRSLGLPEGRRLVLFGAVNATGDLRKGFIQLAAALRALPEGDTELVVFGAERPMDPPDLGHPAHYLGHLHDDASLCALYNCADVTVLPSLQENLSNTVVESLACGTPVAAFDIGGNADMVQHHVNGALAKAMDAGGLSAAIQWCLGHADRDGLRRAARRSAEEKFAMGNVARRYLELYGEVVQATVR
- a CDS encoding nucleotide-diphospho-sugar transferase, whose protein sequence is MSAPETPSGVPVLFLIFNRPDTTLRVFEAIRAARPPRLYIASDGPRAHRDGEGDVVRALRGEILTRIDWPCETLTLFREANLGCKRAVSGAITWFFEQEERGIILEDDCLPSPSFFRYCAELLEKHKDDEDIAGITGDYRPVHSRHPADTYGRVGYPLIWGWASWRRVWRHYDVDMKDWTGDPEVLPRIAAKSKATKRFLKAVFDAVQVGEIDTWDFQFNFMCQRRGQDFLYPHVNLITNIGFSAEATHTANPDDPNAALPRGDMVFPLRGPLEGRGYEAWLDRRFFVLDSFRTRAMNRLYRWSANLLRRA
- a CDS encoding ion transporter, producing the protein MLRRALLNDRFILAVILLNAAVIFTQGFTPPAPWTFRLEAVDHLLTLVFLLEAVVKMRTWGTRTYMASAWNVFDLSLVLLALPALLLWLMPVEGLRLDFLLAFRIMRVFKFFRFIRFVPRMDHIIAGVKRAARASVLIVFAFFIFNFIVSLISCFLFRELSPEHFADPLISWYSIFKVFTVEGWFEIPDAIAGEASPVVAFFTRLYFIVILFFGGIFGLSLVNSIFVDTMISDSNDGLERRMEALEAKIDRLLEDRR